The Drosophila innubila isolate TH190305 chromosome 3R unlocalized genomic scaffold, UK_Dinn_1.0 2_E_3R, whole genome shotgun sequence genome has a segment encoding these proteins:
- the LOC117792368 gene encoding AF4/FMR2 family member lilli, with protein MRGFLLLWLVAASSAAKLGYNYQTAVDRRFAELIDNEATGFSARDKQLQTQQQQQQQQQHQQQHEQQQQQQLVSDEFNKEFFTYSAPEEEFADPEATQNIANMLKRNLRVLFIKSPEHQGLTNAALQLAKQSSEQRTAIYVLTKQADVGELAQRLQHENQSQAHKPEVHFVKYRTPEDAVRAQQLIQQQFDALGGSSRSSNEGVAPVLDFSSAPNAADVGGAQSQAHAASGAKYLPAA; from the exons ATGCGTGGATTTCTG TTACTCTGGCTGGTTGCTGCTTCAAGCGCGGCAAAGTTGGGCTACAATTACCAGACGGCTGTTGACCGTCGCTTTGCTGAGCTAATTGATAACGAGGCAACAGGATTCAGTGCCAGGGATAAGCAACTACagacacaacagcaacagcagcaacagcaacagcaccagcagcaacatgagcagcaacagcaacagcaactggtgAGCGATGAATTCAACAAGGAGTTCTTCACATATTCCGCACCCGAGGAGGAGTTTGCCGATCCAGAGGCTACACAGAACATAGCCAACATGCTGAAGCGCAATCTTCGAGTGCTTTTCATCAAGTCACCAGAGCACCAAGGACTCACCAATGCTGCACTCCAGCTGGCCAAACAGTCAAGTGAACAGCGCACGGCCATCTATGTATTGACCAAACAAGCAGATGTCGGTGAGTTGGCTCAGCGTCTGCAGCACGAGAATCAGAGCCAGGCCCATAAGCCTGAGGTGCACTTCGTCAAGTATCGCACTCCCGAGGATGCTGTGCGGGCACAGCAACTCATCCAGCAGCAATTCGATGCACTGGGCGGCAGCTCGCGTAGCTCCAATGAGGGCGTGGCACCCGTGTTGGACTTTAGCTCAGCACCTAATGCCGCAGATGTTGGAGGAGCTCAATCCCAAGCTCATGCTGCCTCTGGGGCAAAGTATTTGCCTGCAGCGTAG